The Camelina sativa cultivar DH55 chromosome 14, Cs, whole genome shotgun sequence genome includes a window with the following:
- the LOC104740060 gene encoding transmembrane emp24 domain-containing protein p24delta7 — protein MDLHRSSIILLILSILSPVTISMRYELTSGHTKCISEEIHANALSVGKYSVVNHNEDHHPLPSSHKVTVRVSSPQGTAYHEADGVESGQFSFTAIDTGDYISCFTAVDHKPETTLTIDFDWRTGIHTKDWSTVAKKSQVETMEIEVKKLFDTVNSIHEEMFYLRDREEEMHNLNISTNSKMAWLSFVSLAVCLSVAGLQFWHLKTFFQKKKLI, from the exons ATGGATCTTCATCGGAGCTCGATTATATTGTTAATCCTTTCAATTCTATCTCCGGTCACGATCTCTATGCGATACGAGCTGACTTCTGGTCACACGAAATGCATCTCAGAGGAGATTCACGCAAACGCATTGAGCGTCGGAAAATACAGCGTCGTCAACCATAACGAAgatcatcatcctcttccttcttctcataAAGTCACCGTCAGG GTCTCATCGCCGCAAGGAACGGCTTATCACGAAGCGGACGGTGTAGAGTCGGGGCAGTTCTCGTTTACAGCGATCGATACAGGGGATTATATATCTTGCTTCACCGCCGTTGATCACAAACCGGAGACCACGCTGACCATTGACTTTGATTGGAGGACCGGTATCCATACCAAGGATTGGTCCACTGTGGCTAAGAAGAGCCAAGTTGAA ACGATGGAAATTGAGGTTAAGAAGTTATTTGACACGGTGAATTCCATCCACGAGGAGATGTTCTATCTCCGCGACAG GGAAGAAGAAATGCATAATCTGAACATATCGACGAATTCGAAGATGGCATGGTTGAGTTTTGTATCGCTTGCAGTTTGTTTATCGGTCGCAGGTCTTCAGTTTTGGCACTTGAAGACTTTCTTCCAGAAAAAGAAGCTCATCTGA
- the LOC104740062 gene encoding uncharacterized protein At1g04910: MEVRSESVTTQARSDIKLPPPSAVPKPRVQVWFVRVCSSILVWTCLVQLFAAGELWHSRIFTGFTNQISRFSAPVELLPFPPPLPPPRNYTSNGILLVSCNGGLNQMRSAICDMVTVARLLNLTLVVPELDKTSFWSDPSGFEDIFNVRHFIDSLRDEVRILRRLPKRYTRKYGYQMFEMPPVSWSDEKYYLKQVLPLFSKHKVVHFNRTDTRLANNGLPLPLQWLRCRVNFQGLKFTPQLEALGSKLVRILQQRGPFVALHLRYEMDMLAFSGCTHGCTEEEAEELKKMRYTYPWWREKEIVSEERRAQGLCPLTPEEVALVLKALGFEKNTQIYIAAGEIYGSEHRLSVLREAFPRIVKKEMLLESAELQQFQNHSSQMAALDFMVSVASNTFIPTYDGNMAKVVEGHRRYLGYKKTVLLDRKRLVELLDLHHNKTLTWDQFAEAVKVAHEKRTGAPTHRRVIADKPKEEDYFYANPQECLCEGTNCHDLFGHRNSNLTR, from the exons ATGGAAGTTAGATCGGAGAGTGTGACTACTCAGGCGCGAAGCGATATTAAGCTTCCGCCTCCTTCGGCAGTTCCCAAGCCTCGTGTACAAGTGTGGTTCGTTAGAGTTTGTTCCAGCATTTTGGTTTGGACGTGTTTGGTTCAGCTTTTCGCCGCCGGTGAGCTTTGGCATTCCCGGATCTTCACTGGTTTCACTAATCAGATTTCCAGATTCTCTGCCCCTGTCGAGCTTCTTCCTTTCccacctcctcttcctcctccca gaaATTATACAAGCAATGGTATACTACTTGTATCCTGTAATGGTGGATTGAATCAAATGCGATCCGCG ATATGTGATATGGTGACTGTTGCTCGCCTATTAAACCTCACTCTCGTTGTTCCTGAGCTTGACAAAACATCCTTCTGGTCTGATCCTAG TGGTTTTGAGGATATTTTTAATGTGAGACATTTCATTGATTCATTAAGAGATGAAGTTCGGATCTTAAGGAGGCTTCCTAAACGGTATACAAGGAAGTATGGTTATCAAATGTTCGAAATGCCTCCTGTGAGCTGGTCTGATGAAAAATATTACTTGAAGCAG GTATTACCCCTTTTCAGCAAACATAAAGTTGTACACTTCAACAGGACCGACACCCGCCTGGCAAACAATGGTCTTCCGCTCCCTCTGCAGTGGCTCAGGTGCCGGGTGAACTTCCAGGGACTAAAGTTCACTCCACAGCTTGAGGCTTTGGGATCTAAGTTAGTTCGAATTCTACAACAAAGAGGGCCTTTTGTGGCTTTGCATCTGAGATATGAGATGGACATGTTAGCTTTCTCTGGCTGCACTCATGGTTGCACtgaggaagaagctgaagaatTAAAAAAGATGAG GTACACATATCCCTGGTGGAGAGAGAAGGAGATAGTCTCTGAGGAGAGGAGGGCGCAAGGGCTGTGTCCTCTGACGCCAGAGGAGGTAGCATTGGTTCTAAAAGCACTGGGATTCGAGAAAAATACACAGATATACATTGCAGCTGGTGAGATTTATGGGAGCGAGCATAGGCTATCCGTTTTAAGGGAAGCATTTCCGAGAATT GTAAAGAAGGAAATGCTACTGGAGTCAGCGGAGCTGCAACAGTTTCAGAACCATTCATCTCAAATGGCTGCTTTAGATTTTATGGTATCTGTAGCCAGCAATACTTTTATTCCTACCTATGATGGAAACATGGCAAAAGTGGTGGAAGGTCATCGGAG ATACCTTGGATATAAGAAGACAGTCCTGCTTGACCGTAAGAGACTCGTGGAGCTACTAGACTTGCATCACAATAAGACCCTCACGTGGGATCAGTTTGCAGAAGCCGTCAAGGTAGCCCATGAGAAACGAACAGGAGCCCCTACACACCGAAGAGTAATCGCTGACAAACCTAAGGAGGAAGATTACTTCTACGCAAACCCTCAAGAGTGTCTTTGTGAAGGTACAAATTGCCACGACCTGTTTGGCCATAGAAATTCCAATTTAACACGTTGA
- the LOC104740061 gene encoding fructose-bisphosphate aldolase-lysine N-methyltransferase, chloroplastic — protein MSASVAVVTGFLRLPSIQKSQNPSFLFSRPKRSLVRPISASSSELPENVRNFWKWLGDQGVVSGKSPAEPAVVQEGLGLVARRDIGRNEVVLEIPKRLWINPETVTASKIGPLCGGLKPWVSVALFLVREKYAQDSSWRVYLDMLPQSTDSTVFWSEEELAELKGTQLLSTTLGVKEFVENEFLKLEQEILLPNKDLFSSRITLDDFIWAFGILKSRAFSRLRGQNLVLIPLADLINHNPAITTEDYAYEIKGAGLFSRDLLFSLKSPVYVEAGQQIYIQYDLNKSNAELALDYGFVELNPNRNSYTLTIEIPESDPFYGDKLDIAETNGMGETGYFDIVDGQTLPAGMLQYLRLVALGGSDAFLLESIFNNTIWGHLELPVSRSNEELICRVVRDACKSALSGLSTTIEEDEKLLEEGKLNHRLEIALKIRIGEKRVLQQIDQIFKDRELELDVLEYYQERRLKDLGLVGEQGDIIFWETK, from the exons ATGTCAGCCTCTGTCGCCGTCGTGACGGGTTTTCTCCGCCTCCCGTCAATTCAAAAGTCTCAAAACCCGTCCTTTCTCTTCTCTCGACCCAAGAGATCTTTGGTGAGACCCATATCCGCTTCAAGCTCAGAATTGCCGGAAAATGTTCGGAACTTCTGGAAATGGCTGGGAGACCAAGGAGTCGTCTCCGGGAAGTCTCCGGCAGAACCTGCGGTGGTACAGGAAGGATTGGGACTTGTAGCCAGGCGTGATATTGGAAGAAACGAGGTCGTATTGGAGATTCCCAAGCGGTTGTGGATAAACCCAGAGACAGTTACGGCTTCCAAGATCGGACCTCTATGCGGAGGATTGAAGCCGTGGGTTTCagttgctctgtttttggtCAGAGAGAAGTATGCGCAAGACTCTTCATGGAGAGTTTATCTTGATATGCTTCCTCAATCTACTGATTCTACTGTCTTCTG GTCAGAAGAGGAGCTTGCTGAGCTCAAAG GGACTCAACTATTGAGCACCACATTGGGTGTGAAAGAGTTTGTGGAGAATGAATTCTTGAAACTGGAACAAGAGATATTACTGCCCAACAAAGATCTCTTCTCATCCCGCATAACACTTGATGACTTTATCTGGGCGTTTGGGATTCTCAAGTCGAGGGCTTTTTCTCGCCTTCGTGGCCAGAACCTTGTCTTGATCCCTCTTGCTGATTTG ATAAACCATAACCCTGCGATAACGACAGAAGATTATGCATACGAGATCAAAGGAGCTGGCCTTTTCTCTAGAGATCTCTTATTTTCCTTGAAGTCACCTGTTTATGTTGAAGCAGGTCAGCAG ATATACATTCAATATGATCTGAACAAAAGCAATGCAGAACTTGCTCTGGACTATGGTTTTGTGGAATTAAACCCTAACCGAAACTCATATACGTTGACCATAGAGATACCTGAATCAGACCCATTCTATGGGGATAAGTTGGATATTGCTGAGACTAATGGGATGGGTGAGACCGGATACTTCGACATAGTAGACGGCCAGACTCTTCCCGCTGGCATGCTTCAGTACCTTCGGCTTGTTGCCCTTGGCGGTTCAGATGCTTTCTTATTAGAATCTATCTTCAATAACACCATATGGGGTCATCTTGAATTGCCTGTAAGTCGTTCAAACGAGGAGCTAATATGTCGTGTTGTCAGAGATGCCTGCAAGTCTGCTCTGTCTGGTCTTAGTACCACCATTGAAGAG GATGAGAAGCTTCTGGAAGAAGGAAAGCTTAATCACAGGTTGGAAATTGCTCTTAAGATACGGATTGGTGAGAAGAGGGTGCTTCAGCAAATCGACCAAATCTTCAAGGATAGAGAGCTTGAGCTTGATGTTTTAGAGTATTACCAAGAGAGAAGGCTCAAAGATCTTGGTTTGGTTGGCGAGCAAGGGGATATCATCTTCTGGGAAACCAAGTGA
- the LOC104740065 gene encoding phosphate transporter PHO1 homolog 3 translates to MKFGKEFSSQMVPEWQQAYMDYDFLKKRLKEIIRFQRRTNNAHHPHGGAKNSGGLNRKMTLYRAFSGLVSTPGRHKRGHPHDVEEGVQLTATSSTTPGPILVNTTSGHGCETTFLMAAEEGGEYELVFFRRLDDEFNKVEKFYKEKVEEVLKEAAMLNKQMDALIAFRVKVENPDGWRWEERTVEITRLASDIATSAAALSASTPAGAKSMKIRSQEHLEAIKEGGSSRAGLTEVDEDEDEEEEENETSVVSSGAVNDVTTSRMRAARPAPLEVLDRVKINNTKETPRSTIKGVLKVPNHTELKFSRENLMKVEESLKRAFIEFYHKLRLLKSYSFLNVLAFSKILKKYDKITSRGATRIYMKVVDSSNLGSSDEVMRLMERVEATFIKHFANANRTKAMNILRPKAKRERHRTTFSTGFMAGCVFSLIVALAAIIRTRNLLEKEGQKEYMNTMFPLYSLFGFIVLHIIMYAGNIYYWRRYRVNYSFIFGFKQGTELGYRQVLLVGFSIGVFALLCVLANLDMEADPNTKDYKAKTELLPLILLVAMFMVLVLPFNYFYRSSRYFFLTCLFHCLAAPLYKVTLPDFFLGDQLTSQVQALRSIEFYICYYGWGDYRKRKSTCKESDVYNTFLFIVAVIPYVSRLLQCLRRLIEEKNPEQGYNGLKYFLTIVAVCLRTAYSIQKGQVAWRVLAAVFSFIAAIFCTWWDFVHDWGLLNRRSKNRWLRDKLLVPQKKVYFIAMVLNVLLRFAWIQTVLDFNFSFMHRQTMVTIVASLEIIRRGIWNFFRLENEHLNNVGKYRAFKSVPLPFNYDEDDDKDD, encoded by the exons ATGAAGTTCGGGAAAGAGTTCTCGTCTCAAATGGTGCCAGAGTGGCAACAAGCTTACATGGACTACGACTTCCTCAAAAAACGTCTCAAAGAAATCATCAGATTCCAACGAAGAACCAACAATGCACACCATCCTCATGGTGGTGCCAAGAACAGCGGAGGACTAAACCGGAAAATGACTCTGTACCGTGCGTTCAGCGGTCTAGTATCGACCCCGGGAAGACACAAACGCGGTCATCCTCATGATGTCGAAGAAGGCGTACAGTTGACGGCAACATCATCCACGACGCCGGGACCAATCCTTGTTAACACAACCTCGGGTCACGGCTGCGAGACGACGTTTCTGATGGCGGCGGAGGAAGGAGGAGAGTACGAGCTAGTATTTTTCCGAAGACTAGACGATGAGTTCAATAAGGTTGAAAAGTTTTACAAAGAGAAAGTTGAAGAAGTGTTGAAAGAAGCTGCCATGCTTAACAAACAAATGGACGCTTTGATAGCGTTTCGTGTTAAAGTTGAGAATCCTGATGGGTGGCGATGGGAGGAAAGGACGGTGGAGATAACTCGATTAGCGTCTGATATTGCTACTTCCGCGGCGGCTCTCTCTGCTTCTACTCCCGCCGGAGCTAAATCCA TGAAAATTCGAAGTCAAGAGCACTTGGAAGCTATAAAAGAAGGAGGCTCGAGCAGAGCTGGGCTAACGGAAgttgatgaagacgaagatgaagaagaagaagaaaacgaaaccTCGGTGGTTTCATCCGGAGCAGTCAATGACGTGACTACGAGCAGAATGAGAGCAGCGAGACCAGCTCCGCTCGAGGTTCTTGATCGAGTCAAGatcaacaacacaaaagagacgCCTCGTTCAACCATTAAAGGAGTTCTCAAAGTACCGAATCACACTGAGTTAAAATTCAGCAGAGAGAATCTGATGAAAGTCGAAGAGAGTCTCAAACGTGCTTTCATTGAGTTTTATCACAAGCTTCGCCTTCTCAAAAGCTATAG CTTTTTGAATGTATTGGCGTTTTCGAAGATATTGAAGAAGTATGATAAG ATAACGTCGAGAGGTGCAACGAGGATTTACATGAAAGTGGTTGATAGTTCAAACTTGGGAAGCTCTGATGAG GTTATGAGACTCATGGAGCGTGTTGAAGCAACATTCATAAAGCATTTTGCTAACGCTAATCGAACTAAAGCAATGAACATTTTAAGACCTAAAGCAAAACGGGAGAGACATAGAACTACATTTTCTACTG GTTTCATGGCTGGATGCGTTTTCTCTCTTATAGTGGCTCTTGCCGCGATCATCCGTACCCGAAATCTCTTGGAAAAAGAAGGCCAGAAGGAATACATGAATACTATGTTCCCTCTTTATAG TTTGTTCGGGTTTATCGTGCTGCACATCATCATGTATGCTGGTAATATATACTATTGGAGGCGATACCGAGTAAACTATTCCTTCATATTTGGGTTCAAGCAAGGTACTGAACTTGGATACAGACAAGTCCTGCTTGTTGGTTTCAGCATCGGAGTCTTTGCATTGCTTTGTGTTCTTGCCAATCTTGACATGGAGGCAGACCCCAATACCAAAGACTATAAAGCCAAAACTGAACTTCTTCCTCTTATCTTACTTGTT GCTATGTTCATGGTTCTAGTCCTGCCATTCAATTACTTTTACCGCTCGAGCCGCTATTTCTTCCTCACTTGTCTGTTTCATTGCCTTGCCGCTCCTCTTTACAAG GTTACATTGCCTGATTTCTTCTTGGGAGATCAATTAACTAGCCAGGTTCAAGCGCTTCGAAGCATCGAGTTCTACATATGTTACTATGGTTGGGGAGactacagaaaaagaaaaagtacttGCAAAGAATCTGATGTCTACAACACTTTCTTATTCATTGTTGCTGTCATCCCTTATGTCTCTCGCCTCCTTCAG TGCCTGAGACGGCTAATTGAGGAAAAAAACCCGGAACAAGGGTACAACGGACTCAAGTACTTCTTGACTATAGTGGCGGTTTGCTTGAGAACGGCTTACAGCATCCAAAAAGGTCAAGTCGCGTGGAGGGTTTTAGCCGCTGTCTTCTCATTTATAGCTGCAATATTCTGCACTTGGTGGGACTTTGTCCATGATTGGGGTCTTCTAAACAGGAGATCCAAAAACCGTTGGCTTCGAGATAAACTCCTCGTTCCTCAGAAGAAAGTATACTTCATAGCCATG GTTTTGAATGTCCTGCTGAGATTTGCGTGGATCCAGACGGTTCTGGACTTCAACTTTTCCTTCATGCATAGACAGACGATGGTTACCATTGTGGCTAGTCTTGAGATCATTCGTCGTGGTATATGGAACTTCTTCAG ATTAGAGAACGAGCATTTGAACAATGTCGGGAAATACCGAGCCTTCAAGTCAGTTCCATTACCGTTCAACTACGATGAAGATGACGATAAAGACGATTAG
- the LOC109128608 gene encoding uncharacterized protein LOC109128608, giving the protein MGITSSADLKPENPNPKSQNNSEKLGDDSLSSTWRDRLRVFMEEGGCKESYNVFRDCTEEAEKNNESIGKCFPMLNKCMEAHSDYYQPILAAEKAALERLTKGFNKLSTVGEVSDQQKDEEEEEEERLLAFLKGGAFKESFMAWLDCFEEAERNKQDFITKCARVSATLSKCLDDHYDYYHPVLTVAKTAEEHMEKELEAFFSRKQA; this is encoded by the coding sequence ATGGGAATCACGTCATCCGCAGATCTGAAACCGGAGAATCCCAATCCCAAATCTCAAAACAACTCAGAGAAATTGGGAGATGATTCGTTGTCAAGTACTTGGCGAGATCGGTTACGAGTGTTTATGGAAGAAGGTGGTTGCAAAGAATCATACAATGTTTTTCGAGATTGCactgaagaagctgagaagaacAATGAAAGTATCGGTAAGTGTTTTCCGATGCTGAACAAGTGTATGGAGGCTCATTCCGATTACTACCAGCCTATTCTCGCAGCGGAGAAAGCTGCTTTAGAACGGTTAACGAAGGGTTTCAACAAGCTGTCAACGGTTGGGGAAGTTTCAGATCAACAAaaagacgaggaagaagaagaagaagagaggttaTTAGCTTTCCTGAAAGGTGGTGCTTTCAAAGAATCGTTTATGGCTTGGCTTGATTGTTTTGAGGAAGCtgagagaaacaaacaagattTCATCACTAAGTGTGCTCGAGTCTCTGCTACGTTATCCAAGTGTTTGGATGATCATTATGATTACTATCATCCGGTTCTCACGGTGGCTAAAACTGCTGAAGAACACATGGAGAAGGAGCTCGAAGCCTTTTTCTCCCGGAAGCAAGCTTAG
- the LOC104740063 gene encoding LOW QUALITY PROTEIN: uncharacterized protein LOC104740063 (The sequence of the model RefSeq protein was modified relative to this genomic sequence to represent the inferred CDS: substituted 1 base at 1 genomic stop codon), with product MKEGGCKETYAAFQDCVDNAEKTNKEPISTCYPMLQKCMETHSDYYHPFLDAMNSAGKLMMKDFSPSTVSRDSVESVSPNQLAKEEEEEKLFLGFMREGGCKEPFRAWXDCFDEADKNKEDVVLKCVGVFTKMTKCMDAHSDYYHPLLASKKAAEEHMENELQAFLSETT from the coding sequence ATGAAGGAAGGTGGGTGCAAGGAAACATATGCGGCTTTTCAAGATTGCGTGGACAACGCTGAGAAGACGAATAAGGAACCTATCTCTACGTGTTATCCGATGTTGCAGAAGTGCATGGAGACTCACTCTGATTACTATCACCCCTTTCTCGATGCAATGAATAGTGCTGGAAAACTGATGATGAAGGATTTCTCGCCGTCAACTGTTTCGCGAGATTCAGTTGAATCCGTGTCCCCAAATCAGTTGGcaaaagaggaagaggaagaaaagttGTTTTTGGGGTTCATGAGAGAAGGTGGTTGCAAGGAACCATTTAGAGCTTGGTAAGATTGCTTTGATGAAGCTGACAAGAACAAGGAAGATGTCGTCCTTAAGTGTGTGGGAGTTTTTACGAAGATGACCAAGTGTATGGATGCTCACTCTGATTACTATCATCCTTTACTTGCGTCCAAGAAAGCTGCAGAAGAACACATGGAGAATGAGCTTCAAGCCTTTCTCTCGGAAACAACCTGA
- the LOC104740066 gene encoding uncharacterized protein LOC104740066: protein MGIISSTDPKTETSEPKSQTNEAPSEKLTPSEQLGGGDQSSPSEKLGDSSTVWRDPEEGGAEGGDAEGDEEEEGECGFCLFMKGGGCKDSFVAWEECVEEAEKNKEDIVTKCMEVTSMLKKCMDEHSDYYQPILAAEKAAEAEVKKELEAEKKKEEEEKISEEEVAAMKQAQG from the coding sequence ATGGGAATCATATCATCCACAGATCCAAAAACGGAGACTTCAGAGCCCAAATCTCAAACCAACGAAGCTCCATCAGAGAAACTGACTCCATCGGAGCAACTAGGGGGAGGAGATCAGTCATCCCCGTCGGAGAAACTTGGAGATTCATCAACTGTTTGGAGAGATCCAGAAGAAGGAGGAGCAGAAGGAGGAGACGCAGagggtgatgaagaagaggaaggagagtGTGGGTTTTGCTTGTTTATGAAAGGAGGAGGCTGCAAAGACTCGTTTGTTGCTTGGGAAGAGTGTGTGGAGGAAGCTGAGAAAAACAAGGAAGATATTGTTACCAAGTGTATGGAAGTCACCTCGATGCTTAAAAAGTGTATGGATGAACATTCGGATTACTATCAGCCCATTCTCGCTGCGGAGAAAGCTGCTGAAGCAGAGGTGAAGAAAGAGCtcgaagctgagaagaagaaggaagaagaagagaagatctcGGAAGAGGAGGTGGCTGCGATGAAGCAAGCTCAAGGGTGA
- the LOC109125060 gene encoding probable fucosyltransferase 7: MKLMITTILTCLLLWSVMLLSFSNIFKHQLLGDTVNVSSKDSVKPRDKLLGGLLTADFDEDSCLSRYQSSLYRKPSPYNTSQYLVSKLRNYEMLHKRCGPDTDAYKIATEKLGHDHDENVGDRSVGECKYIVWVAVYGLXLPFFNSSTNTNINFFNCNKWKYM; this comes from the exons ATGAAGCTCATGATAACAACAATCCTCACTTGCTTACTACTTTGGTCGGTGATGTTACTATCATTCTCCAACATCTTCAAACACCAGCTTCTTGGTGATACAGTCAACG TATCTTCAAAGGATTCCGTAAAACCGAGGGATAAACTGTTAGGAGGGCTTTTAACGGCTGATTTTGATGAAGATTCTTGCTTGAGTAGGTATCAGTCTTCCTTGTATCGCAAACCTTCGCCTTACAACACTTCTCAATACCTTGTCTCTAAACTTAGAAACTATGAGATGCTTCACAAGCGTTGCGGTCCAGACACAGATGCTTACAAGATAGCAACAGAGAAGCTTGGTCATGATCATGATGAGAATGTTGGAGATAGATCTGTTGGTGAATGCAAATATATTGTGTGGGTTGCTGTTTATGGGCTTNATTTGCCATTTTTTAATTCGAGTACAAACACCAACATCAATTTTTTCAATTGTAATAAATGGAAAtacatgtaa
- the LOC104740067 gene encoding probable fucosyltransferase 7 — translation MKLMITTILTCLLLWSVMLLSFSNIFKHQLLGDTVNVSSKDSVKPRDKLLGGLLTADFDEDSCLSRYQYQSSLYRKPSPYNTSQYLVSKLRNYEMLHKRCGPDTDAYKIATEKLGHDHDENVGDRSVGECKYIVWVAVYGLGNRILTLASVFLYALLTDRIILVDQRKDISDLFCEPFPGTSWLLPLDFPLMGKIDSFDREYSRCHGTMLKNHTINSTIIPSHLYLHLLHDYRDQDKRFFCQKDHSLVDKVPWLVVKSNLYFIPSLWLNPSFQPELIKLFPQKDTVFYHLARYLFHPTNQVWGMVTRSYNAYLSRADEILGIQVRVFSRQTKYFQHVMNQIVACTQREKLLPEAAAQEEPQVTNTTKPPKLIAVLVTSLHPGYSNNLKNMYWERPTSTGEIVKVYQPSGERFQQTDKKLHDQKALAEMYLLSLTDKLVTSAWSTFGYVAQGLGGLKPWILYTPKKFKTPDPPCGRGVSMEPCFLTPPVHGCGAKKGINTAKIVPFVRHCEDLRHYGLKLVDDTKDEL, via the exons ATGAAGCTCATGATAACAACAATCCTCACTTGCTTACTACTTTGGTCGGTGATGTTACTATCATTCTCCAACATCTTCAAACACCAGCTTCTTGGTGATACAGTCAACG TATCTTCAAAGGATTCCGTAAAACCGAGGGATAAACTGTTAGGAGGGCTTTTAACGGCTGATTTTGATGAAGATTCTTGCTTGAGTAGGTATCA GTATCAGTCTTCCTTGTATCGCAAACCTTCGCCTTACAACACTTCTCAATACCTTGTCTCTAAACTTAGAAACTATGAGATGCTTCACAAGCGTTGCGGTCCAGACACAGATGCTTACAAGATAGCAACAGAGAAGCTTGGTCATGATCATGATGAGAATGTTGGAGATAGATCTGTTGGTGAATGCAAATATATTGTGTGGGTTGCTGTTTATGGGCTTGGAAACAGAATACTCACTCTTGCTTCTGTCTTCCTCTATGCTCTCTTGACAGACAGAATCATTCTTGTGGACCAACGCAAAGACATAAGTGATCTCTTCTGTGAGCCTTTTCCTGGTACTTCATGGTTACTTCCTCTTGATTTCCCATTGATGGGTAAGATAGATAGCTTCGACCGGGAATACTCGCGTTGTCACGGAACAATGTTGAAGAATCATACCATTAACTCAACTATAATCCCATCGCATCtgtatcttcatcttcttcatgattACAGGGATCAAGACAAGAGATTCTTCTGCCAGAAGGATCATTCTTTAGTCGACAAAGTCCCTTGGCTGGTTGTCAAATCCAATCTTTACTTTATTCCATCTTTATGGTTGAACCCTAGTTTCCAACCCGAACTAATCAAGCTGTTCCCGCAGAAAGACACCGTCTTCTACCACTTAGCTCGTTATCTTTTTCACCCAACAAACCAAGTTTGGGGTATGGTCACTAGATCCTACAATGCATACTTATCAAGAGCAGACGAGATACTTGGGATTCAAGTAAGGGTCTTCAGCAGACAAACTAAATATTTCCAGCACGTAATGAACCAGATCGTAGCCTGTAcacaaagagagaaacttttACCTGAAGCAGCTGCACAAGAAGAACCACAAGtaacaaatacaacaaaaccCCCAAAACTTATAGCTGTCCTGGTCACATCACTGCATCCAGGAtactctaacaacctaaagaACATGTATTGGGAACGACCGACTTCAACAGGAGAGATAGTAAAAGTTTATCAGCCAAGTGGAGAAAGGTTTCAGCAAACAGACAAGAAGCTTCACGACCAAAAGGCTCTAGCAGAGATGTACCTCCTAAGCTTAACTGATAAGCTTGTCACGAGCGCTTGGTCTACATTTGGATATGTTGCTCAAGGTCTTGGAGGATTAAAGCCATGGATACTCTACACACCAAAGAAGTTCAAAACTCCTGATCCACCATGTGGTCGTGGTGTGTCCATGGAGCCTTGTTTCCTTACCCCTCCGGTCCATGGATGTGGAGCTAAAAAGGGTATTAACACAGCAAAAATCGTTCCTTTTGTTAGACATTGTGAGGATCTTAGACACTATGGGCTTAAGCTAGTTGATGATACCAAAGATGAGTTATAG